In Geminocystis sp. NIES-3708, a single window of DNA contains:
- a CDS encoding FGGY-family carbohydrate kinase — translation MNYYLGLDFGTSGARGIIIDEAKQIILNIKTSQNNYSQPQHWQQALQDLLSQIPLNIAQHLQAIAIDGTSSTVVLCDNKGNSIDDPLWYSDNRGKKYLSEIAKFAPENHLVISAASSLAKLYWWYQQPIFKNACYFLHQADWLAFLLHGKLGISDYHNALKLGYDLISLDYPQWLKNQPFFDILPQITVPGAKIARITPQISKLYQINPDCVVKAGTTDSIAAFLASEVTQAGEAVTSIGSTLVLKLLSKTKIDDNRYGIYSHKLGDLWLTGGASNTGGAVLKHFFDENELQKLSLKINPNLPTNLYYYPLLNKGDRFPINNPNLEPKITPRPKDNVIFLQGLLEGIADIEAKGYELLKELGATPLTKVYTAGGGAKNETWGYIREKRLKVNVSISPQTEAAYGTALLAKSTVLV, via the coding sequence TTGAATTATTACTTAGGATTAGATTTCGGTACATCAGGTGCAAGAGGGATTATCATTGATGAGGCAAAGCAGATTATTCTCAACATTAAGACTTCTCAAAATAATTATTCTCAACCTCAACATTGGCAACAAGCATTACAAGATTTATTGTCTCAAATCCCTCTTAATATTGCTCAACATTTACAGGCGATCGCCATTGATGGAACATCTAGCACAGTAGTATTATGCGACAATAAAGGAAACTCTATTGATGATCCTCTGTGGTATAGCGATAATCGAGGAAAAAAATACCTAAGTGAAATTGCTAAATTTGCTCCCGAAAATCATCTAGTCATTAGTGCAGCCTCTAGTTTAGCTAAACTTTATTGGTGGTATCAGCAACCTATTTTTAAAAATGCTTGTTATTTTCTTCACCAAGCTGATTGGTTAGCTTTTCTTTTGCACGGGAAATTAGGCATCAGCGATTATCATAATGCTTTGAAATTAGGTTATGACTTGATTAGTTTAGATTATCCCCAATGGTTAAAAAATCAACCTTTTTTTGACATTTTACCCCAAATAACTGTACCAGGGGCAAAAATTGCCAGAATAACCCCTCAAATTAGCAAATTATATCAAATTAACCCTGATTGTGTTGTTAAAGCTGGTACAACAGATAGTATCGCCGCTTTTTTGGCTAGTGAAGTAACTCAAGCAGGGGAAGCCGTGACTTCTATTGGCTCAACTTTGGTGTTAAAACTTTTAAGTAAAACGAAAATTGATGACAACCGCTACGGAATTTATAGCCATAAACTAGGTGATTTATGGTTAACTGGTGGAGCTTCTAACACTGGTGGAGCAGTATTAAAACATTTTTTTGATGAAAATGAACTGCAAAAATTAAGTCTCAAAATTAACCCGAATTTACCGACTAATTTATATTATTATCCTCTTTTAAATAAAGGCGATCGCTTTCCCATTAATAACCCAAATCTTGAACCAAAAATAACACCACGCCCTAAAGACAATGTAATATTTTTACAAGGATTATTAGAGGGAATAGCAGATATTGAAGCGAAAGGCTACGAATTATTAAAGGAATTAGGTGCAACCCCTCTCACCAAAGTTTATACTGCTGGAGGCGGTGCAAAAAATGAAACTTGGGGTTATATTCGTGAAAAAAGATTGAAGGTAAATGTAAGTATATCACCTCAAACCGAAGCCGCTTATGGCACTGCCTTATTAGCAAAATCGACTGTTTTAGTTTGA
- the ctpC gene encoding carboxyl-terminal processing protease CtpC produces MRITKRGLVLGTTALAVSSVAVTGFGLRFSQSQAFFQDSPKELVDEVWQVINRKYVDATFNGEDWRKIRTEYLDKQYSDKEQAYEAIREMLKKLNDPYTRFMNPEEFKTMQIDTSGELTGIGIQISKDENTQNIVVIAPIEDTPAFKAGIISKDIIRKIDGKSTEGMELNDAVSMIRGKPGTSVTVVIERDGKTLDFTITRANIEIHPVRARIDTNQGLGKVEYIRLVQFSGNASQEMKQAILDGEKDNVTGYILDLRSNPGGLLYSSVEIARMFIDEGRIVSTVDRVGEVEAHQANGTALTNKPIVVLVDGGSASASEILSGALQDHKRATIIGTQTFGKGLVQSVRGLGDGSGMAVTIAKYLTPDGRDINKHGITPDVVYEMTDAEKEVLIKDREKVGTIEDAQFKKAIEILSQQVAKK; encoded by the coding sequence ATGAGAATCACTAAACGTGGGCTTGTTCTCGGTACAACTGCATTAGCCGTTTCTAGCGTAGCGGTTACAGGTTTTGGACTTCGTTTTTCCCAAAGTCAGGCTTTTTTCCAAGATAGTCCGAAAGAATTAGTTGATGAAGTATGGCAGGTAATTAACCGAAAATATGTAGATGCAACTTTTAACGGAGAAGATTGGCGTAAAATCAGAACAGAATATTTAGATAAGCAATATAGTGATAAAGAACAAGCCTACGAAGCTATTCGGGAAATGCTTAAAAAGCTAAATGATCCCTATACTCGCTTTATGAATCCTGAAGAATTTAAAACTATGCAAATTGATACTTCAGGAGAATTAACAGGTATTGGTATTCAAATTAGTAAAGACGAAAATACACAAAATATAGTCGTTATTGCCCCTATTGAAGATACTCCCGCATTTAAAGCAGGAATTATCTCTAAAGATATTATCCGTAAAATTGATGGTAAAAGTACCGAAGGAATGGAGCTTAATGACGCTGTTTCTATGATTCGAGGAAAACCCGGAACTTCAGTAACTGTGGTGATTGAAAGAGACGGAAAGACTTTAGATTTTACCATCACCAGAGCTAATATTGAAATTCATCCTGTAAGAGCAAGAATTGACACTAATCAAGGATTAGGAAAAGTAGAGTACATTCGTTTAGTTCAGTTTAGCGGTAATGCTTCTCAAGAAATGAAACAAGCTATTCTCGATGGAGAAAAAGATAATGTTACAGGCTATATTCTCGATTTGCGATCGAATCCAGGAGGATTATTATACTCTAGTGTAGAAATTGCCAGAATGTTTATTGATGAAGGAAGAATTGTTTCTACTGTTGACAGAGTAGGAGAAGTTGAAGCCCATCAAGCCAATGGTACAGCTTTAACAAATAAACCTATTGTTGTCTTAGTTGATGGTGGTTCGGCTAGTGCCAGTGAAATTCTTTCAGGAGCATTACAAGATCATAAACGAGCAACGATTATTGGTACACAAACTTTCGGTAAAGGCTTAGTACAATCTGTCAGAGGTTTAGGAGATGGTTCGGGCATGGCAGTGACGATCGCCAAATATTTAACTCCTGATGGCAGAGATATAAATAAACATGGTATTACTCCTGACGTGGTATATGAGATGACTGATGCTGAAAAAGAAGTATTAATTAAAGATCGAGAAAAAGTGGGTACGATAGAAGATGCACAATTCAAAAAAGCCATTGAAATTTTATCTCAACAAGTAGCGAAAAAATAA
- a CDS encoding glycosyltransferase family 4 protein, with translation MSKIKVGFLSAHNYFDYNTSSGTPYRMYKALKNQNIEIINLGYPHKVSFWEKLKKRLLNPSLSVHGNLSENIVNWQNFGKLIEKQLRNKPCDIIFAPFASREVAFLETNIPIIYSSDITFKLLQNYYRSDFSANESKWREKIELDSINKSRRLVYPSQWAAQSAINDYQAPLSKISIVAYGANLDNPPKTEEVLQRRKSLSPCRLLFIGKDWQRKGGDIAVETLNILNSRGFNTSLTMVGSVPPSPIDNDKLTIIPFLDKNSPTQRQKFNQLFWDCNLFIFPTRADCSPISICEANAFGLPVISSNVGGIPDIVTEGKNGYLIDISATPEDYANSIEQLIKNPHVYEELIINSRNEYETKLNWDKWAEQIYVICSLFL, from the coding sequence ATGTCAAAAATAAAAGTAGGTTTTTTATCAGCACATAATTATTTTGATTACAATACTTCTTCTGGTACACCTTATCGAATGTATAAAGCATTAAAAAATCAGAATATAGAAATAATTAATTTAGGCTATCCTCATAAAGTATCGTTTTGGGAAAAATTAAAAAAACGTCTATTGAATCCCTCTTTATCTGTTCATGGTAATTTATCAGAGAATATAGTTAATTGGCAAAACTTTGGTAAATTAATCGAAAAACAGTTAAGAAATAAACCTTGTGACATCATTTTTGCACCTTTTGCATCCAGAGAAGTTGCTTTTTTAGAAACAAATATTCCGATAATTTATAGTTCTGATATTACTTTTAAGTTACTACAAAATTATTATCGTTCAGATTTTAGTGCAAATGAATCTAAATGGCGAGAAAAAATAGAATTAGATAGTATTAATAAATCCCGAAGATTAGTATATCCTTCCCAATGGGCGGCACAATCAGCTATTAATGATTATCAAGCACCATTGAGTAAAATAAGTATTGTTGCTTATGGTGCTAATTTAGATAATCCCCCCAAAACAGAAGAAGTTTTACAAAGAAGAAAATCTCTTTCTCCTTGTCGCTTACTATTTATCGGTAAAGATTGGCAAAGAAAAGGAGGTGATATTGCTGTAGAAACTTTGAATATTTTAAATAGTCGAGGCTTTAATACAAGTTTAACGATGGTTGGTAGTGTGCCACCATCACCGATAGATAATGATAAATTAACAATAATTCCTTTTTTAGATAAAAATTCCCCTACACAAAGACAAAAATTTAATCAACTATTTTGGGATTGTAACTTATTCATTTTCCCAACTCGTGCGGATTGTTCTCCTATTTCTATTTGTGAGGCTAACGCATTTGGGCTTCCCGTTATTAGTAGTAATGTGGGAGGTATTCCTGATATTGTGACAGAGGGGAAAAATGGTTATTTGATTGATATTTCAGCCACTCCAGAAGATTATGCTAATTCTATTGAGCAATTAATTAAAAATCCCCATGTTTATGAAGAATTAATAATTAATTCCAGAAATGAATACGAGACAAAGTTAAATTGGGACAAATGGGCAGAACAAATATACGTTATTTGTAGTTTGTTTCTGTGA
- a CDS encoding DNA cytosine methyltransferase has translation MLSTNLSRSYKILINQQKYNFNVIELFAGCGGMALGLENSGLQTKLLVEINKNCCETLSKNRPHWQIMNEDVTKIDFTKYKNKVDIITGGFPCQAFSHAGERKGFLDTRGTLFFDFARCIKEVQPKIIIGENVRGLITHKKGETLAIILKTLDELGYQTSYKLLNSQYFDVPQKRERIIIMGTRKDLDIQPIFPRENNYIISLKEALKNCPQSDGVKYNKRKKEIMQLVPEGGNWRNLPEEIQKQYMKNSYYQEGGRTGFAKRLSYNDPCLTLTCSPAQTQTERCHPTETRPLTVREYARIQTFPDNWEFMGSLTSQYQQIGNAVPVNMAFHLGKCLISMLTGEKKIAIQEAKQLSLF, from the coding sequence ATGTTATCAACGAATCTGTCTAGGTCATATAAAATATTAATAAATCAACAAAAATATAATTTTAACGTTATTGAGTTATTCGCTGGTTGTGGCGGCATGGCATTAGGATTAGAAAATTCTGGTTTACAAACAAAGTTATTAGTTGAAATTAATAAAAATTGTTGTGAAACATTAAGCAAAAATCGTCCTCATTGGCAGATTATGAATGAAGATGTAACTAAAATAGATTTTACAAAATATAAAAATAAAGTTGATATAATAACAGGTGGTTTTCCTTGTCAAGCCTTTAGTCATGCAGGAGAAAGAAAAGGATTTTTAGATACTAGAGGTACACTTTTTTTTGATTTTGCTAGATGTATAAAAGAAGTGCAACCAAAAATAATTATTGGTGAAAATGTTAGAGGTTTAATTACTCATAAAAAAGGTGAAACTTTAGCTATAATTTTAAAGACTTTAGATGAATTAGGCTATCAAACAAGTTATAAATTATTAAATTCTCAATATTTTGATGTTCCCCAAAAAAGAGAACGAATTATTATTATGGGAACAAGAAAAGATTTAGATATTCAACCTATCTTTCCCAGAGAAAATAATTATATTATTAGTTTAAAAGAAGCCTTAAAAAATTGTCCTCAATCTGATGGTGTTAAATACAATAAACGAAAAAAAGAGATTATGCAATTAGTACCTGAAGGAGGAAATTGGCGTAATTTGCCCGAAGAAATTCAAAAACAATATATGAAAAATAGCTATTATCAGGAAGGAGGAAGAACAGGTTTTGCGAAAAGATTGTCATACAATGATCCTTGTTTAACCTTGACCTGTAGTCCTGCACAAACTCAAACAGAAAGATGTCATCCGACGGAAACTAGACCTTTAACCGTGAGAGAATATGCAAGAATACAAACTTTTCCCGATAATTGGGAATTTATGGGTTCATTAACATCACAATATCAGCAAATAGGTAATGCTGTACCCGTTAATATGGCTTTTCATTTGGGAAAATGTTTAATTAGTATGTTAACTGGCGAGAAGAAAATTGCGATTCAAGAGGCAAAACAGTTGTCTTTATTTTAA
- a CDS encoding PEP-CTERM sorting domain-containing protein, with the protein MLGFSLFPVLPSQALVLTGSAVVGGYRFGNSNVINPQPTGVSILQKSDLLALSNNQVGAGKVEGKNVFALTEKQNITLQKDLMIFGNYFFSDPNYTQPSAIKNTLTKGMNVSSDLIWVDPVGQGFLNGNGGERLAWEGTLEFKGRILGILPRDIIVPLASRTSQTNAIFGLDGVSYSINQSLDNVFDVVTFNGNTLNFKLTAGDGTDHFRVITAVHTPEPMTILGSFVALCFGGIFKKFTAKKI; encoded by the coding sequence ATGCTAGGTTTTAGCTTATTTCCAGTTTTACCTTCACAGGCTTTAGTACTTACTGGTAGTGCTGTCGTAGGTGGTTATCGTTTTGGAAATAGTAATGTTATAAATCCTCAACCAACTGGTGTTAGCATTTTACAAAAATCCGATTTACTGGCTTTATCAAATAATCAAGTAGGTGCTGGAAAAGTTGAAGGAAAAAATGTATTTGCACTAACAGAAAAGCAAAATATTACTTTACAGAAAGACTTAATGATCTTTGGTAATTATTTTTTTTCAGATCCTAATTATACCCAGCCTAGTGCCATAAAAAATACTTTAACCAAGGGAATGAATGTCAGCAGTGATTTGATTTGGGTTGATCCTGTGGGACAAGGTTTTTTAAATGGTAATGGTGGAGAAAGGTTGGCGTGGGAAGGAACATTGGAATTTAAAGGAAGAATTTTAGGAATTTTACCTCGAGATATTATAGTTCCTTTAGCAAGTAGAACAAGTCAGACAAACGCAATTTTTGGTTTAGATGGTGTCAGTTATTCTATTAATCAATCTCTAGATAATGTTTTTGATGTTGTTACTTTTAATGGTAATACTTTGAATTTTAAATTAACTGCTGGAGATGGTACAGATCATTTTCGGGTAATTACTGCTGTTCATACACCTGAACCAATGACAATTTTAGGATCATTTGTCGCCTTATGCTTTGGTGGTATTTTTAAAAAATTTACAGCAAAAAAAATCTAA
- a CDS encoding protochlorophyllide reductase: MTTDNKPTVIITGASSGVGLQGARALAEKGWFVIMACRNLEKTHKAAAEVGISTQNYQALHLDLASFGSVKKFVQDFRATGRKLDALVCNAAVYYPLLKEPLRNEDGYEISVATNHLGHFLLCNLMLEDLQNSGNPEPRLVILGTVTANPKELGGKIPIPAPPDLGNLDGFKQGFKAPISMIDGKKFKSGKAYKDSKLCNMLTMKELHRRYHQSTRIVFSALYPGCVATTALFRNHYSLFQKIFPLFQKNITGGYVTEELAGERVAMVVADPEYNVSGVYWSWGNRQKQGRKSFVQEVSDEASDTDKARILWDLSKQLVGLS, encoded by the coding sequence ATGACTACAGATAATAAACCTACTGTAATAATTACGGGAGCGTCTTCAGGTGTCGGATTACAAGGGGCAAGGGCATTAGCCGAAAAAGGCTGGTTTGTAATTATGGCTTGTCGTAACCTTGAAAAAACTCATAAAGCAGCCGCAGAAGTAGGTATTTCGACTCAAAATTATCAAGCACTTCATCTTGATTTAGCATCTTTTGGTAGCGTTAAAAAATTTGTACAGGATTTTCGAGCAACAGGTAGAAAATTAGATGCGTTAGTGTGTAATGCAGCCGTTTATTATCCTTTACTAAAAGAGCCATTGCGTAATGAAGATGGTTACGAAATTAGCGTTGCCACTAACCATTTAGGGCATTTCTTACTTTGTAATTTAATGTTAGAAGACTTGCAAAATTCTGGAAATCCTGAGCCGAGATTAGTCATTTTAGGTACTGTTACCGCAAATCCGAAAGAATTAGGTGGCAAAATCCCTATTCCTGCCCCTCCAGACTTAGGGAATTTAGACGGCTTCAAACAAGGATTTAAAGCACCTATTTCCATGATTGACGGTAAAAAATTCAAGTCAGGAAAAGCATATAAAGATAGTAAATTATGCAATATGCTAACTATGAAAGAGTTACATCGTCGTTATCATCAATCTACCCGTATTGTTTTCTCAGCTTTATATCCCGGATGTGTTGCTACTACTGCACTTTTCCGTAATCACTATTCTTTATTTCAAAAAATATTTCCTCTATTTCAAAAAAATATTACTGGGGGTTATGTCACAGAAGAATTAGCTGGGGAAAGAGTTGCTATGGTTGTAGCTGATCCAGAATATAATGTTTCTGGGGTTTATTGGAGTTGGGGAAATCGTCAAAAACAAGGGCGTAAATCTTTTGTACAGGAGGTTTCAGACGAAGCTAGTGATACAGATAAAGCACGAATTCTCTGGGATTTGAGTAAACAATTAGTCGGCTTAAGCTAA
- a CDS encoding Cof-type HAD-IIB family hydrolase, translated as MSNIKVLILDIDGTISGKSNQVSEKVKKAIKEVKNKGIKVGLATGRMYRSALRFHHDIEADLPIIGYNGAWIQNPENSEILLHNPVNKEKAQDLFFYLKEQQKINNNIEIHFYFDDQLYVEKITEKTDFYVERSGIGVNIVDDLNSLLHQNPTKILASSPDYNLISQMLVELKKRYQDHELYLTQSNPIYLEATQANVNKGTAVKYLVEKILGFTAEEIMTIGDNFNDYSMLGYAGFSVAMGDAPKEVKAITSFVTRDVENDGVAEAIAKYIL; from the coding sequence ATGAGCAACATTAAAGTATTAATTTTAGATATTGATGGCACAATTTCAGGAAAATCTAATCAAGTTAGTGAGAAGGTTAAAAAAGCCATAAAAGAAGTAAAAAATAAAGGCATAAAAGTTGGTTTAGCAACAGGTAGGATGTACCGTTCAGCTTTGCGATTTCATCATGATATTGAGGCAGATTTACCCATCATTGGCTATAACGGAGCATGGATTCAAAATCCTGAAAATTCAGAAATTTTATTACATAATCCCGTTAATAAAGAAAAAGCTCAAGATTTATTTTTTTATTTAAAAGAGCAACAAAAAATCAATAATAATATCGAAATTCATTTTTATTTTGATGATCAATTATATGTTGAAAAAATAACAGAAAAAACAGATTTTTATGTAGAAAGATCAGGTATTGGTGTTAATATAGTTGATGATTTAAACTCTCTTTTACACCAAAATCCAACTAAAATTTTAGCTTCAAGTCCTGATTATAATTTAATTTCTCAAATGTTAGTTGAGTTAAAAAAACGTTACCAAGATCATGAATTATACTTAACTCAATCCAACCCTATTTATTTAGAGGCAACTCAAGCCAATGTTAATAAAGGTACTGCTGTTAAATATTTAGTGGAAAAAATATTAGGATTTACCGCCGAAGAAATCATGACTATCGGAGATAATTTTAATGATTATTCTATGTTAGGATACGCTGGTTTTAGTGTTGCGATGGGTGATGCACCGAAAGAAGTTAAAGCTATTACCTCTTTTGTCACCCGTGATGTGGAAAATGATGGAGTAGCAGAAGCGATCGCTAAGTATATCTTATAA
- a CDS encoding sulfotransferase domain-containing protein — protein sequence MIKLAVKNTIYPLIKSSPDFLIIGVQRAGTTSLYKYLINHPQIIISHKLRETYYFDIDDNYDKGFGWYLGHFPFLWNKRNKLTFEASPSYILSSKTMFRIREKLGKIKMILLLRNPVERAYSAWQMFHSYTNISNQKLRDRADNRSFSEAITQELNEPNQINKYPYNYLKRGRYYEQLCNYLEYFSLDELLILDFKEFAKNLNESLNKVSNFLNIDNFSKEEIDLYKQQKYAVATYKISDEDKYLLEKLKDYFMPFNEQLYQLLEINYNW from the coding sequence ATGATAAAATTGGCAGTTAAAAATACTATTTATCCCCTCATTAAATCATCACCAGATTTTTTAATTATCGGAGTGCAAAGAGCAGGAACTACATCGTTATATAAGTATTTAATAAATCATCCACAAATTATTATTAGTCATAAATTAAGAGAAACTTATTACTTTGATATTGATGATAATTATGACAAAGGTTTTGGTTGGTATTTAGGACATTTTCCCTTTTTATGGAATAAAAGAAATAAACTTACTTTTGAAGCCTCTCCTAGTTATATTTTATCCTCAAAAACTATGTTTAGAATTAGAGAAAAATTAGGTAAAATTAAAATGATTCTTTTATTAAGAAATCCTGTTGAAAGGGCTTATTCTGCATGGCAAATGTTTCATAGTTATACAAATATAAGCAATCAAAAACTACGAGATAGAGCAGATAATCGTAGCTTTAGTGAAGCAATTACTCAAGAATTAAATGAGCCTAATCAAATTAATAAATATCCTTATAATTATTTAAAAAGAGGTAGATATTATGAGCAATTATGTAATTATTTAGAATATTTTTCTCTTGATGAGCTTTTAATTTTAGACTTTAAAGAATTTGCTAAAAATCTTAATGAAAGTTTAAATAAAGTCTCTAATTTTCTGAATATAGATAACTTTTCTAAAGAAGAAATTGACTTATATAAACAACAAAAATATGCTGTAGCAACTTATAAAATTAGTGATGAAGATAAGTATTTATTAGAAAAACTTAAAGATTATTTTATGCCATTTAATGAGCAATTATATCAACTTTTAGAGATTAATTATAATTGGTAA
- a CDS encoding pentapeptide repeat-containing protein, whose amino-acid sequence MTENIEKSNEPNNLIKSNNKNDQDKFIPLDSSISPQGDLNSIQIPPKQLTYIKKEKTSYSGKIIISLFFALVGIFFGSHWLGLMGSLFAFIFALIQIVPYAQEWIRFFLTPQERQTLISGVGLVLASVILGHYLGIYHRISLWLNQFKYDEFGSWAEWVGALGQIMIAVLAVYVAWQQYVISKDLTIQQNRITQQQTVDAYFQGISDLVLGPDGLLEDWPQERAIAEGRTAAILSSVDASGKAKILRFLSRSRLITPLRRDSHLGRPILDGVGGYEEDRELGTRVINLGVVLAGCNFTGQDLRWTDLSDANMIRTDMSKCDLIKTNLSRTILYEANLEKADFKGVKLFYGNYNTASPRSRIHAPNYNTGEGTGVVIEKANLSGIKNLSEENRYYCCCWGGEYTRSTIPGGCQGIPDRLTLLKSQGNNNEGF is encoded by the coding sequence ATGACTGAAAATATAGAAAAATCTAATGAACCTAATAATTTAATAAAATCTAACAACAAGAATGATCAAGATAAGTTTATTCCTTTGGATTCTTCTATTTCTCCTCAAGGAGACTTAAATTCAATACAGATTCCTCCGAAACAATTAACATATATCAAAAAAGAAAAAACATCTTATTCGGGCAAAATAATTATTTCTTTATTCTTTGCTCTTGTCGGTATTTTTTTTGGTAGTCATTGGTTAGGATTAATGGGATCTCTTTTTGCCTTCATTTTTGCCTTAATTCAAATTGTACCTTATGCTCAAGAATGGATTAGATTTTTTTTAACTCCTCAAGAAAGACAAACTTTAATCAGTGGAGTTGGTTTAGTTTTAGCTTCAGTTATTTTAGGTCATTATTTAGGTATTTATCATCGTATTAGTTTATGGTTGAATCAGTTTAAGTATGATGAATTTGGATCATGGGCTGAATGGGTAGGTGCATTAGGACAAATTATGATTGCTGTTTTGGCAGTTTATGTGGCTTGGCAACAATATGTAATCTCTAAAGATTTAACTATTCAGCAAAATCGTATTACTCAACAACAAACAGTTGATGCTTATTTTCAAGGTATTTCCGATCTAGTTTTAGGACCCGATGGTTTGCTAGAAGATTGGCCTCAAGAACGGGCGATCGCCGAAGGTAGAACAGCCGCTATTTTAAGTAGTGTTGACGCATCAGGAAAAGCAAAAATACTGCGGTTTTTATCTCGTTCTCGTTTAATAACTCCTTTGAGAAGAGATAGTCATTTAGGGCGACCTATTTTAGATGGTGTAGGAGGTTATGAAGAAGATCGGGAATTAGGTACAAGAGTTATTAATTTAGGAGTAGTATTAGCAGGATGTAATTTTACAGGGCAAGATTTACGTTGGACTGATTTAAGTGACGCGAATATGATACGAACGGATATGAGTAAATGTGATCTTATTAAGACTAATTTATCTCGTACTATCTTATACGAAGCTAACTTAGAAAAAGCTGATTTTAAAGGTGTTAAATTATTTTATGGGAACTATAATACTGCTAGTCCTCGTAGTCGTATTCATGCTCCTAACTATAACACAGGAGAAGGTACTGGGGTAGTCATTGAAAAAGCTAATTTAAGTGGAATCAAAAATCTCAGTGAGGAGAATCGTTATTATTGTTGTTGTTGGGGCGGAGAATATACTCGTTCTACCATTCCGGGAGGATGTCAAGGTATCCCTGATCGTTTAACTCTCCTTAAGTCACAAGGAAATAACAATGAAGGATTTTGA
- a CDS encoding sulfotransferase domain-containing protein, which yields MYPIIKSTPDFLIIGAQKAGTSSLYNYLKFHPNIFGNLGFKEVRYFDRSEHYNLGFSWYLSNFPSKLIKGNKLTCDASPNYLYYDFVPERIKNDLGENIKMIAVLREPVSRAYSAWQMFHSFENIDNDHLKRFYDNRNFSEAIQEELNPDFDYHKYPFRYDYINRGKYAEQIKHYYNYFNKENLLIINTDDFRQNLALVLKKVCDFLEINNFSLEDIKKLEVTKYNQGKYYFQKTDEDEQMLLFLKDYYQKYNQELYNLLGYSYGW from the coding sequence GTGTATCCAATAATTAAATCTACTCCCGATTTTCTGATTATTGGTGCACAAAAAGCAGGTACAAGTTCTTTATATAATTACTTAAAGTTTCATCCTAATATTTTTGGTAATTTGGGTTTTAAAGAAGTTCGTTATTTTGATCGCTCTGAACACTATAACTTAGGTTTTAGTTGGTATTTAAGTAATTTTCCTTCCAAACTTATTAAAGGAAATAAATTAACTTGTGATGCTTCTCCTAATTATTTATATTATGATTTTGTACCCGAAAGAATTAAAAATGATTTGGGAGAAAATATCAAGATGATTGCTGTATTAAGAGAGCCAGTTTCAAGGGCTTATTCTGCATGGCAAATGTTTCATAGTTTTGAAAATATTGATAATGATCATTTAAAAAGATTTTATGATAATCGTAATTTTTCTGAAGCAATTCAAGAAGAATTAAATCCTGACTTTGATTATCATAAATATCCCTTTCGTTATGATTATATTAATCGAGGAAAATATGCAGAACAAATAAAACATTATTATAATTATTTTAACAAAGAAAATTTACTCATTATTAATACAGATGATTTTCGTCAAAATTTGGCATTAGTTTTAAAAAAAGTTTGTGATTTTTTAGAGATTAATAATTTTTCTTTAGAAGACATAAAAAAACTAGAAGTGACTAAATATAATCAAGGAAAATATTATTTTCAAAAAACAGATGAAGATGAACAAATGCTACTTTTTTTAAAAGATTACTATCAAAAATATAATCAAGAATTATATAATTTATTAGGATATTCTTATGGATGGTAA